In Chloroflexia bacterium SDU3-3, one DNA window encodes the following:
- a CDS encoding nuclear transport factor 2 family protein, which yields MEDLKKLLHSAAITDLLNRYFVALDERQFEPASMRQIFAEGALVQRPNRTTMRGPEAIGQSHSQSFCRFRATQHLPSGHMITLTSDATAQFRVNVVAMHLWAAGAGDPSANPDDNYFLAGAVLEGEAALGQDGWRIVRQSSRAVWRQGTGFQQMLATQ from the coding sequence ATGGAAGATCTGAAGAAACTGCTGCACAGCGCCGCAATCACCGATCTGCTCAACCGCTACTTTGTAGCGCTGGATGAGCGCCAGTTCGAGCCAGCGTCTATGCGGCAGATCTTTGCCGAGGGCGCGCTGGTACAGCGGCCCAACCGCACTACCATGCGTGGGCCAGAGGCGATCGGCCAGAGCCACAGCCAGAGCTTCTGCCGCTTCCGCGCCACCCAGCATCTGCCGAGCGGCCATATGATCACGCTCACCAGCGACGCTACGGCCCAGTTTCGCGTAAATGTGGTGGCCATGCACCTCTGGGCGGCGGGCGCGGGCGACCCAAGCGCCAACCCAGACGATAACTATTTTCTGGCCGGTGCGGTGCTAGAGGGCGAGGCCGCGCTCGGGCAGGATGGCTGGCGGATCGTGCGGCAGAGCAGCCGCGCGGTCTGGCGGCAGGGCACTGGGTTCCAGCAGATGCTGGCCACGCAATAG
- a CDS encoding TetR family transcriptional regulator: MTLQRAQIVAAALQLLNSDGLDGVTVRKVAARLDVHVGGLYWHVKNKHDLLDEMANTILAEEFTDMQPPAPGLAWAGWLAAIAHRLRRAMLAYREGGRVVAGAHLHRAVTLAQLLACIIDTLQAQGFSFDEARWLCQTVVSYTFGFVIEEQAGPAPDTLAQLQAAGPHHPALAAAIAGRDEADDAQASFSMGLRYILLGAQASRSAAP, from the coding sequence ATGACCCTACAACGCGCACAGATTGTGGCGGCTGCGCTGCAGCTGCTGAATAGCGATGGCCTTGATGGCGTGACGGTGCGCAAGGTCGCGGCGCGGCTCGATGTGCATGTGGGCGGGCTGTACTGGCATGTTAAAAACAAGCACGATCTGCTTGATGAGATGGCCAACACCATCCTGGCCGAAGAGTTCACCGACATGCAGCCGCCAGCGCCAGGGCTGGCCTGGGCTGGCTGGCTGGCCGCAATCGCGCATCGGCTGCGGCGGGCCATGCTGGCCTACCGCGAGGGCGGGCGAGTGGTGGCTGGGGCGCACCTGCACCGCGCTGTCACGCTTGCCCAGCTGCTGGCATGCATCATCGATACGCTGCAGGCCCAGGGCTTCTCGTTCGACGAGGCGCGCTGGCTCTGCCAAACGGTGGTGAGCTACACCTTTGGCTTTGTGATCGAGGAGCAGGCCGGGCCAGCGCCCGACACGCTCGCCCAGCTTCAGGCGGCGGGGCCGCACCACCCCGCGCTGGCGGCGGCGATCGCAGGCCGGGATGAGGCCGACGATGCCCAGGCCAGCTTCAGCATGGGGCTGCGCTATATCCTGCTGGGCGCTCAGGCCAGCCGCAGCGCCGCCCCATAG